A single window of Methanomassiliicoccaceae archaeon DNA harbors:
- a CDS encoding MBL fold metallo-hydrolase, translated as MKVKYRFLGGADIVGRMGLTMEGPKKTILIEYGLSPSKPPEYPMPAPRVDHVFLTHGHLDHCGMIPVVCGGQDCELFTTPVTAEVGELLMNDSLKIAKAENYPQPYSAGDIERTMSNVVPLTFGDTIEIGKADVTLYSAGHIPGAAMFMFEGDTTTLYSGDIHTADQRLVLGAKPVGCENLFIEGTYGGRNHPPRSQTEVQFLNKVREVVERGGTCIIPCFAIGRTQEIMLLLKDLKYEMWVDGMGRSVTRMFLDYPEYLRDPKKLRAAKRNFNTVKNSNMRRNASKGQVIVTTGGMMDGGPVLGYVNNVKNDPKSAILIVGYQAEGTNGSLLLEQGSMVIDGEAYKIECEVQRFDFSAHADHSEIIDFIQKCDPKNVVFMHSEVRELFLPDLQDYNVILPELGKEFELEV; from the coding sequence ATGAAAGTAAAATATCGATTTTTGGGCGGCGCGGATATAGTCGGCCGCATGGGACTTACAATGGAAGGTCCTAAAAAGACAATCCTGATTGAATACGGGCTGAGCCCTTCCAAGCCGCCCGAGTATCCGATGCCCGCGCCGCGCGTGGACCACGTGTTTTTGACACACGGCCACCTCGACCACTGCGGCATGATCCCTGTGGTTTGCGGCGGGCAGGACTGCGAGCTTTTCACAACACCGGTGACCGCAGAGGTAGGAGAACTTCTGATGAACGACTCGCTGAAGATCGCCAAAGCCGAGAACTACCCTCAGCCATATTCTGCCGGCGATATCGAGAGAACCATGAGCAACGTGGTCCCGCTGACGTTCGGCGATACTATTGAGATCGGAAAGGCGGACGTTACCCTTTACTCGGCAGGGCACATCCCGGGAGCGGCCATGTTCATGTTCGAAGGAGATACCACGACACTCTACAGCGGCGACATACACACTGCAGACCAGAGATTGGTGCTGGGAGCTAAGCCGGTCGGTTGCGAGAACCTGTTCATCGAAGGTACCTATGGAGGGCGCAATCATCCCCCGAGGAGCCAGACCGAGGTCCAGTTCCTCAACAAGGTGCGCGAGGTCGTGGAAAGAGGCGGGACGTGCATCATCCCCTGCTTTGCAATCGGCAGGACACAAGAGATCATGTTGCTGCTGAAAGACCTGAAGTACGAAATGTGGGTCGACGGCATGGGGCGCTCCGTTACACGCATGTTCCTGGATTATCCTGAATACCTGCGCGACCCCAAAAAGCTCAGGGCGGCAAAGAGGAATTTCAACACTGTAAAGAATTCGAACATGAGGCGCAACGCCTCCAAGGGACAGGTCATCGTCACGACAGGCGGAATGATGGACGGCGGACCTGTGCTGGGATATGTGAACAACGTCAAGAACGACCCGAAGAGCGCGATCCTAATCGTCGGATATCAGGCCGAAGGCACCAACGGAAGCCTGCTCCTCGAGCAGGGCAGCATGGTCATTGACGGCGAAGCATACAAGATAGAATGCGAAGTGCAGAGGTTCGACTTCTCCGCTCATGCAGACCACAGCGAGATCATTGACTTCATCCAGAAATGCGATCCGAAAAATGTCGTCTTTATGCACTCGGAGGTCAGGGAACTGTTCCTCCCCGACCTGCAGGACTATAATGTGATCCTGCCGGAACTGGGAAAAGAATTCGAACTGGAAGTATGA
- a CDS encoding transcription factor S, giving the protein MFCSQCGSLMFPNEGKYVCSACDEEKEIGASHVIVTGSNEKEMTVIKEDVATLPKTRIACPLCSHTEAYFVIRQTRAADEPETRIYRCCKCNHSWREY; this is encoded by the coding sequence TTGTTTTGTTCTCAGTGCGGATCTTTGATGTTCCCTAATGAAGGGAAGTACGTCTGCAGCGCTTGCGACGAAGAAAAGGAAATCGGAGCATCGCACGTAATCGTCACCGGCTCCAACGAAAAGGAAATGACTGTGATCAAGGAGGATGTGGCGACACTTCCCAAGACGCGCATAGCGTGTCCCCTTTGCAGCCATACGGAGGCATACTTTGTCATAAGGCAGACACGTGCCGCCGATGAACCCGAAACCAGGATTTACCGTTGCTGCAAGTGCAACCATTCCTGGAGAGAATATTGA
- the pcn gene encoding proliferating cell nuclear antigen (pcna): MFKAEIKSDTMKGLVNIVSTLIDEVKFTVDPEGMSLKAVDPAHVAMIELRIDAGAFESYVADETEIGLDLDKVKSVLKLASSGDIITIEQDDDHGKLIFKVGNITRRMHLVDTSGMNDPKVPQLSLSAKVRIAVDELQQGIRASETISDHIALTASPEGFELSCEGDTDSASLIVPKEKLVSLEAEGTYCSLFPLDYFANLVKAIPAGTVVNIELDKDYPINIRFEIAEGKGKVDYLLAPRIESD; encoded by the coding sequence ATGTTCAAGGCAGAGATAAAGTCCGATACGATGAAGGGGCTCGTAAATATCGTTTCCACGCTCATTGACGAGGTCAAGTTCACCGTGGATCCCGAGGGAATGAGCTTGAAAGCGGTAGACCCGGCACATGTTGCCATGATAGAGCTCCGCATCGATGCCGGCGCCTTCGAATCTTACGTAGCCGACGAGACAGAGATCGGGCTCGATCTCGACAAGGTGAAGAGCGTGCTCAAACTGGCATCGTCAGGTGACATAATCACCATAGAGCAGGACGACGACCATGGTAAACTCATATTCAAGGTGGGGAATATCACTCGCCGCATGCACCTGGTGGACACTTCGGGGATGAACGATCCAAAGGTTCCGCAGCTTTCTTTATCCGCCAAGGTGAGGATTGCCGTGGACGAGCTACAGCAGGGCATCCGTGCATCCGAGACAATATCGGACCACATCGCGCTCACAGCGAGCCCGGAAGGATTCGAGCTTTCGTGTGAGGGAGACACAGACTCTGCGAGCCTGATAGTTCCCAAGGAGAAACTTGTAAGTCTCGAGGCCGAAGGAACATACTGCAGCCTCTTCCCCCTCGATTATTTCGCGAACCTGGTAAAGGCGATTCCCGCAGGTACGGTCGTGAACATCGAGCTCGATAAAGATTATCCGATCAATATAAGGTTCGAGATAGCGGAAGGAAAAGGCAAAGTAGATTACCTCTTGGCTCCGAGGATAGAGAGCGA